GGCCGTATCTGCGCGACCCGTTCTTTTGCGCAGCCTTGACCATGACCCTGCACACCACCGCTTACATCGCAGAGATCCTGCGCGGCGCCATCCAGGCCGTACCGCCCGGGGAAATCGAAGCGGCCCGCGCATTGGGCATGTCCAAAGGCAAAGCGCTGCTGTACATCATCCTGCCCCGCGCAGCGCGCATCGGCCTGCCGGCCTACAGCAATGAAGTCATCCTGATGCTCAAGGCCAGCGCGCTGGCGAGCACCGTCACCCTGCTCGACATCACCGGCATGGCCCGCACCATCAACGCCAGAACCTACATGCCGGAACAAACCTTCCTCATCGCTGGGTTGATCTATCTGGTGATGTCGTTCGTGCTGGTGCAGGGCTTCAAACTGCTGGAGCGGTATCTGCGGGTGGACGCCAGCCAGGGGCGGTGAGGATCGCCGCCCCTGGAGAGGAAAAGGCCCATGTGGGAGCGAGCTTGCTCGCGACAGCGGCATTTCAGCCGCTAAATCGATGTGCCTGATAAACGCGCTCAGGCACTGATTCACCGTATGCTGCACCGCACAGCTCAATTGCCATAAACCAATGCCACTCACACCCGCGCAACTCCAGTCCCGATTCGCCGCGCTTGATGCATTCCTTCTGGAGCATCAAGCCCTGTGGCGCCCGCGCCCCTTTACCCTCCGTCACCTGCCGTGGGAGTCGCAGCACCCGGAGTTGTCCGCCTGGCTGCGGCAACGCTCGCTGGAAGAGGCAGAAGCTGCGCACAACCACCCCGAACTTCTCGATGCGCCTCAGCCCTTTGCTCAGCTGGCTTTACAGTCGAAGGCGTTGAGCGAAGTCGAGGCCCTGCGGCCCGTTACTCTGAAGGCGGTCTCATCCCGCATGAGCGTGGACGTGCCCGGCCGCAAGTGGCAACAGATCGAAGCCTTCGCCAGCAGCTTGAGCTTTCAACAACAGCCGACACACTGGCTGGACTGGTGCTCGGGCAAAGGCCACCTTGGTCGCCGTCTCGCCCACGGCGGCCAAGCGCTCACCCTGCTTGAATACGATGAACACCTGGTACAAGCGGGGCAGCACCTCAGCGACAAGCTGGGCATTCGCGCGAAGCATCAACATCAGGACGTCATGGCCGACGATGCAGCCGCGCAGCTTCAAACGCACCACACACCCGTCGCCCTGCACGCATGCGGCGACCTGCATGTGCGCCTCATGCACCTCGCCAGCGATGCCCGCTGCCAACAACTCGCCATCGCGCCGTGCTGCTACAACCGCATTGCCGGCGATCGCTATCTGCCGATCTCCGAACAGGCCAAGGCCTCCGCGCTCTCGCTGTCCCTCGACGACCTCGGCCTGCCCCTCAGCGAAACCGTCACAGCGGGCGCTCGCGTGCGCCGCCAGCGAGACACCTCCATGGCCCGCCGCTTGGGCTTCGACCTGCTACAACGTCAACTGCGCGGCACCGATGACTACCTGCCAACGCCCTCCCTGCCTAGCGCCTGGCTCGACAAACCGTTCGCCTCGTACTGCCGCGACCTCGCTGCTCTAAAAGGACTGCCCTCGCCCGGCCAGCAAGATTGGGCGGCGCTTGAAGCAGACGGTTGGACGCGTCTGGCCCAAGTGCGCAATCTGGAACTGCTGCGCAACCTCTTCCGACGGCCGCTGGAGCTGTGGCTCATCCTCGACCGAGCGCTTTACCTCGGGGAGCGGGGATACGACGTCCGAGTGGGTACGTTTTGCGACAGCCACATCACCCCGCGCAATTTGCTGATTATTGCCGAGCTAGGGTTAGGCGATTTTTAACGAGCAGCCTGTGGATAAGTCTGTTGACTAAATTTCCGGTAAGGCCCGTAAATCAGGCTTTGGCGGGGATGTAACCAATTGTTCATTTTTTGGCCAATGTAAAATTTGCGCAAAAACAGTAGCTTGCGAACGATTGAGAATAATTCCGGAAAATGACCGGTCGTCCGCTTCGCTTGGAGCGGATTGTGAATAACGGTAATCGCGTTAAGGCATAAGCGGCGCAAAAAAACTGAAATTAGGGCTTTACTCGGGAAATCAAATCCCTATAATCAGCGCCCACAACGCCGGTATAGCTCAGTTGGTAGAGCAACTGACTTGTAATCAGTAGGTCCCGGGTTCGACTCCTGGTGCCGGCACCATATAAAACAAAGGCTTGCAGCGATGCAGGCCTTTTGTTTATCCGCTACACGTAACAAGTGACGTAACAACGGAATGTGATCTGATACCACCGTGGGCGGCAGCAAGCTCATCGCGATTTTCTAACGCACCGTTAGACTCCAGGGATTGGCAATGAACCTGATGACCGACGCTCCAGAACCTACCGACAATGGTGTTATCGGGAATCAAACGGTCGGCTCTGTCGAAATCCCACCGGACGCGGGCCCTCCACTGACAGGGGAGCTTCTGCCGAACGCTTTCAGAGGATTGGCTACCGAAAACCCCAGAAATTTCGGTGGCGCCCAGAACGCTCGCATTTTTGACGCGTGGGTGAATGACCTCGTTAATGAAAGAGACCACGCAAAACTTCTAGCCAAAGAGAACCAATCCAAGCTTGATCAAGCATTGGCTGAGCTTCATGCAGAAAAAATCGAGATAGTCCGGCTTGAGGGGGGAATTGGTCATAATTTCAGGCTGGGTCTCGCCCAGCGAATGTGCACGTTCTTTAGCCCGTTCCTGTTTGGCATTGCCGTTGACGTTTACAAAACCTACCCCAGCCAGTCTTTTCTCATCTTCGTTTTTGCAGGAGGTTTGCTCTTGACGAACTTCATACCAAGTCGAGGAAAGCGCAGATGATCTTTGACGCCATAAATAGCCTCTATATCAATAATGTAATGGATCATGGGGTGGCTAACCTTGAGCGTATTACCATTTATGTGAGAGAGCATTGCGATCTTGGGGAATACTGCCTGTTTGTGGGAATGCCCACTATTGATGGGTCCGTTACACCGTTGAAGGACAACATGCTCTGGTTCGGCAATGGCTTCGTGAACCCGGGTGACTGGGTTTTTGTATACACCGCGAGTGGCATCACCACTGTCCATCCGAACGGGCTTCCGTCAGCCGGATCATCTATCCAACCGCGGTTGATCAGCCTTCACTGGGGCAAAGAACACACCGTCTTTCAGAACAGAGCGATGGTACCGATGCTGATTCGAATGAGCGGGTTGAGCGTGCCAGCGCCCCCTGAGCCCTCTTACCAAGGTGTGACTAGCCAACAACATTTACTCCTGTAATTTCGAGTAAAGGCTTCAGACACCCATGCTAGGTCCTCTGCATGTATTGAGAAGCAGATGACAGCTCTCGTGAGGGTGTCATCGGCTTTTTAGCTACTTGGGCGATGCACAGTTGGTGATTTCGTCGGAGGTATCCGAAGAGCCACGATCTTGAAGCATTAGATTAAGGCCGATGCAGGACAGTCATTGATTGCGGCTTTACGCGTGATGACACCAGATTGCGGATGCGAGCCTGGTGATGCTACTCACCTACGCCACACTTCATTTTATGTTGACCCATGGGAAACCGGTTAGAAAAGGCAGGTCTCTCCCTGTCTGCCTTGCACGCCACATACTCCAAGGGCTGTAACGAATCAGTGAAGGTTAGTTTTGTAGATAGGAGAAGTAAGAAACTAACCTTTTAGAACTGTTAGTTTTCTGAAATAAAATATCCTTTAAAATCAAAAGCCTAACCATCACCCCCCATCTTTCCTAACCCACTTCTAACCTCTAAGAAACAGCCTCTACCCCCCGTCGATACTGGGTTTCAGCCCGCTTGCTAATGTCTGAGAAAAAACTAACCCTTTTCCCGTGGCTCAACCTAGAAACGACCTCCTGATCTAGTGTTATAGGCGCGTTGCAAAAAGGGGGGGGCGTGCAGGGAACTGCAGGGTTTTTTCGTCTCCAGATCGCTCAGGAGAAGCCCGGGACGGGCCGCGTTGGAAGGGCTGCGGGGGCGTAGAAAACTAGACCTATTTAGCCCGCAGGCGTGGCGGGGGGACGACGGCGCGCGCCAGGTGAAGACGGTCCTGCCCTACCGGCGGTCGCACCAAAATGAGGCAAAAAAATGTCAGTCGGACGGCCTCACTAGCCTTTGTAGATCAGGTGTGAGCCAGGGTTGAATGGAGGGCGAGCCTGCCCCTGCTGGGCGAGAGTGTCGCGCCTTGTGTACGCGGATAGTTCTTGCAACGTATCACCCTCAAGTAATACATTACGGCCGTCGCTGCCAATTCAGCGACCGGGTTTGGCGACCCGAGCACGTTAGGCGCAACAGCGCCCCCTTTCACATCTGCAGGCGCTTTTTTTGTGCCCGCCGTTCTGTGTTATGGCGGCTGTGCGTGGGAGACCCTCGGGTCTGCCGGGTTCCTAACGTCCCGGTTCGCCAACCCGCGTACAGCTGCCACCCTTATCGTTTGGCGACGATCGGTAGCAGCTCCCCACTACGTTAGGAGCTCCACCATGACCGCTCTCATTCCGTCCAAAATCCGCGCACTTGCCCATCGCCGCATGGCTCTCGCCGCGCTGCACGCTGACTCCTCGCTGTCTACCCGCCTCAAGCGCTACAACCATCACATGCTCCAGGTGCGCGTTCTCGAAACACATGGCGGTGCCCAATGAGAAAGCCCTACGGCCTCACTGAAGACGATCTGTTCGATCTGGAACGGGCGCGGGACTCGCTTGCCTTGGTGCATGCACTTGCCCAACAGGCCGATCACCCTGGGCTGTACCAGCCGCAAATGCTGGCGGGCTTTCTCGACGGGATCTGCACTGATCTGAACCGCGTCATTCGCTCCGCTACCGGCAATCAGCGCCGCATCTGAGAAATGAGGGGACACAAAATGAATACCCAATTGATGCCCGTTCCATTCTACGGCGATACCGTGGTGCTGATACGCAAAGACGGCGAACCTTACGTAGCTATGAAGCCAGTCGTAGCCAATATGGGGCTGGACTGGAAAAGTCAGCACGCCAAGCTGGGCGAGAAATTCGGTTCAGTTATGGCGGAAATCACCACAACTGGCGTTGACGGTAAACAGTACGGAATGACCTGCCTGCCACTGCGCAAGCTCGCGGCCTGGCTCTACTCCATCAGCCCCAACAAAGTGGCGCCTGAGCTCCGCGACAAGATCGTCCAATACCAGGAAGAGTGCGATGAGGTGCTTTGGAACTACTGGAGCAAGGGCGTCGCCACTCGTCCTGGTGCGGTTACGATTGCTCAGCAGATCAGCATGTCCAAGCATCGCCTGGCTTTGATGAAAGAGCTAATGCGCAGCCGCAACAAAGTCATGCGGGAAGCGCTCGGCATCGAGATCACCCGTTTGTCGACCTCGATGGGGTTGGCGGTCCCCGATCTGGAGGGCCTCGGCCACGTCGAGCCTCCCCAGGCTGATGTCGTTGCCGAATTCTGGGCGGCGCTCCTGCAGCTCGACGCGAAGGGCGTGGCTTACAACCACTCGAAAAGACTCAATCTGATGGCCGTTAACATGCCGCACCTGGCCGAGCTATTCGCCCAACATGGCATACCGCTGGTGCTTGGCTCTGGCGTTACGACCGCGTTGAAAAACAGCGTAAACCCGCGATTCATCGACCTGAAGGCGGTGGACAGCGTAATCAGGAAGGTCACAGTGAAGTGCTGGCTGTTCGCTCAGCCGGACCTGATCAAAGCGGAGTAAATAAAAAGCCCTTACCGCCTTGGTAAGCAGGCGGTAAGGGTTTTAGGGTTCCGGCTTTATCACAGAGGAATCAAACATGAGCAGCAACTCCACACAGACCGGCGACGCCATTATGACCATCGCAACCGAGGCCGGTGTCGCCGAGGAGATCGCGCTTACTGAGGCTGAAGCTCTTGCGCTGGCCCAATTCGTCAGCCGTCAGGGCTGGGCAGAGTTTTCGGCAAGCGCTCCCGATGATACCGGGGCCTTTTTGGTGAAACAGTCCGTCGACAAACTCCAAGACCTGATGGCCCGCGCAGGCTTTTCGCCGCGCTGATCTGCCCAGCGAACAGGTCAGTTTCGGGCATGGTCCCTGAGACTGTGAGTCACGACCCCCCAAACCTCGAACTCGTCGTTTTCCATGATGTAGCGGCTTGGGTAACGGGGATTGGCTGACCTGAGAATCGGCGTTCCGCTGACTTCAAAGGAAAGCAATTTAACCATCGGCTCCCGATTCACCACGGCGATCACCACATGGCCCGCTCGCGGGTCGATCGCCTTGTCCACAATCAGAATGTCCCCGCTGTAGATCCCCACGCCTTGCATGCTGTCGCCATCCACCTTGACGAGATAGGTGCCGGCGGCTCGGATATTGAGCTGCTCATCCAGAGAGATTTTGACGTGATCGTCAATCATGTGAATCTTCCTTAATAGTGCCCGCCACGTCTGGAAGCCGATGACGCTCCTCAGTCATCAGCTGCTGCATCAAATGCAGGGCCGTCAGATCCCCACCGACCTCCTCGCGCCATGCCTTATGCGTGGCCTTATAAAGATGGTCGACCTTCGCAATCACCCGGCGGTAGCGCTCCACCTCCAGCACCAGGCGACGGCATTTAGCATGCTCCACCCAAATGCCCCGCAGCTCGGCTTGGGTTACTGGCTTGAAAGGAGGAAGTTCGGGAGGCATGGGTGTCGGCCAACACTGGATATACAAACAGTATGTTTGCATAGGTGAAATTCTGCGGATAGGACCGCCCGGCGCAAGCGGCGCCGATCGCAAGCGCGACCGCATCAACATCTACGCCAAATGCGCGGCCGTTTGGCGCCGTACAGAAGCCGCCCAGCGCTTCACCGGTGAATCCACCGACGAACTGCACACATATGCACCGTGTTCAGTTGACATAGTTATTATTCGTGGTCAAATGTGTTCACGTATTCCGCAATTAAAGTGATTGCGAAAGCTCCGGTGAATCGTCCGGTGACGGTCCGTCTAAAACGATCCAAGTGGCAGTGGGAATCACTGCAAGGGTAAAAGGCAGTCATGCCAAAGCTGATCGTAAAAAACGTCGAGATAACCAAACTGTTCGCCCACCTGATGCGTCCGGTGGAGAACACTCGTTTCTACGATTCTTTGGTGAACGCTGCCAACCGGACCGATATCAATGCCGAGGCTCAGTGGGTAATGACGCCTGGCTATAGATTGCTTCGGATTGATCATCGTGAGCGGCCTTCCAGCGATGAGTTCGAAATTGCGCTGGTCAACGATCTGCTTAAGTCGGTTGTGTACTACAACAAGGTGGTGATTGCGCCGATCAGTGACCTGAACTGTCGTCCGGCTACCCAGAATCTCGTGTGGCGCACCACAGACATTCGCCATTCGAATGTGATTCGGGAAGTTCCTCATAAGGTCTTCTTCAATTACATTCTGAGCCGGTATGACGTGATTTTGTCTGACAATCATCAGACAGGTGAAGGCAAGTTCTTCTGGCAACGCCAGATGTCCTACGCCTTGGCGCTGGGCCTCTACGTTTATTACTACCAGATGTTGAACGCGTCGCTTCTGCCCATCCCCAATCAGGATGCGCTAGATGGCTTGGCTGACCAGCTTTGGTCTGAGGACGATGGTCAGGAATACCACCTTGCGCTGATTTCCAGGATTGCGCTGCCAGCGGCATCGTCGATTAGCATTGGAAGCAGCTCGAGTCTGAAGGTCGTCAGGTGACGTGGATCTGGTCTTAAACAAAAAGCCCGCCTTGCGCGGGCTTTTTTGTGATCGCTACCAGTTGAAATAGACCAGCTCGTTGACCTCAATCCCGCCATTGCCGCCGACGGTGTGCCGGAACGGCACTTCTTTCAGCCTGAGCCCGGCGAACACCTCGCGGATGCGGGGATGATCCCCCACCGAGATCACCATTTTGCCGCGAATCGTTCGGGCCAGATCGGCCATGGCTTCGAACTGCTCAAAGCCGAAGTCTCCTACCTCGTAGCCGGCGGTGCCCCAATAAGGTGGGTCCAAGTAGAACAGCGTGTGATCGCGGTCATAGCGCCTGATGCACTCTTTCCAGTCGAGGTGCTCGACGGTCGTCCGTGCCAGGCGCAGATGGGCATCGCTCAATTTTTCTTCGATGCGCAGCAGGTTCAGCCTCGGGCCTGAAGTCGTACCCGTCCCGAACGCTCGGCTTTTCGCCCTGGCACCGAAACACAGGTTCTGCAGATAGAAGAACCGCGCCGCTCGCTGGATATCGGTGAGAGTCCGCGGGGCCTGCTCTTTGGCCCACTCGAACATGGTGCGGCTGACCAGGGCCCATTTGAACTGGCGCACGAACTCTTCCAAGTGATTCGCAACGACGCGATACAGATTCACCACATCGCCGTCAAAGTCGTTGATCACCTCTACCCGGCTAGGCTCTTTCATGAAGAACAGAGCCGCGCCGCCGCAAAAGGGCTCGACGTAGCAGTCGTGATCAGGGAACTCGGGGAGGATGTGTTTTGCCATGCGACGCTTGCCGCCCATCCACGGGAAAATCGGAGCAGACATGCTGGGTCCTTATTACGGATTGAGAAGAGAGTTATCAGCGACTGGTTCGAAAGGCCGGAAGCGCACCACCTCTTCGCCCAACCAATCGTTGATCTGTTGCAGGCGGGCCTGAACGGGTTCGAGCTCGTTCATGGCCCAGATCTGGGCGGCTTCCTTGATTGAGCCGAAGCCTCCAGCGTTCTGCGGGACGATGCCCATGAGTTGCGGCGGTATGCGCAGCGCGGCCAGCATGTCGTCGCGGCTGATGTTCTTGATCGAGGCGAACTCGTCCTTTGCCGCGACTTCGCTGACGGGAATCAGCTGAATGCCGTCCTTCTTGCCGCCAGGCGCATACATGAACAGATTGCGGAAGTTGCCCGGCCCTTTTGCAGCCTTCAGCGCGCTGCGCAGGGCCGCAACGTCTGTCTCGTTCTGGGCCGCGTCGGTCATGTACATGATGAAGCCGGCGTGACTGCCGTTGTCGTAGTACTTGCGTCGAAACAGAGTGGCGGACTCGTTCAGCAGCGCGCTTTGCAGCGCCGGGAGCCACTCTGGAAGGCCGTAGATTTCCTGATTGATATCAGCCTCGCGCTGATGAAAAACGGTCCCCTTCTTGAACTCGTGTTCATCGCTCCACCCACGAACCTGGTAATAGGTGTCCAGGGCAACGCCGCGCCGCATGTACATGCCCAAGGCAGGCTGCAAGCCGAGCGTGCTCCGCATCATGCTGTCGCGCTTTTCGAGATAGCCGTTGCCGCACCAGAGGAAGTCTAGGGCGAACTGTTCGAACGTCTGCCGTGTGAGGAGCTTGTGAGGGATGAAAGTGCGAGCCAGCATGTTCCTTTTGAAGTTCAGCCCCGACTGCAGGAAGACGCTGGCCCTGGACGACTTCGCAAGACCATCAAGGGACATGGGCGGCTCGTACCATCGCCCGTTGAGCCAGCACTCCAGGTAATCAAGTATTCCCCGCTCATCAAGCACGGGCGTGGGATCGCCGAAAGTGAACACCTCCATCTTGCCGCCGGCCGCAGGTAGCAGATCCCCCTCGATCGGGGGCTGGGTCACGGCGCTGGGTTGCGTGTTTCTGCTGCGTCGGTTGCTCATCAGTAAATCTCCATGAAGCCAGTATTCGTTGAGGTCTGGCCCTCAAGCGGTTCGTTCTGCAGTGCGTGGAAGAGCGCCCAGGCGAGATCCGCGTGTCCGGTCTCGTCGGTGCGGCCTGCGGTATAGGTGAATTGCCGGCCGCTAGCCGTGATGGTCTTGCGGATCGCCATCAACGACTGCGCCATGTCGGTCCAGCCGGCGTCGAATTCGAGGCGACCCTTGTGAATCACGTCGTATGCCTTAAGCACCAGGCGCGTCTTCACCTCGGGCGAGTAGCTGAACGTGGTGACGTTCGGAAAGAATTGGCGCACCAGCTGGGCCACGCCCGAGCCCATGCCGGTAATGTCGACGCCGATGTAGGTGACCCAGTACCGCAGCGTGACCTGCCGGATCGCTTCGGCCTGCGCCGCGAAATCCATTCCCCGGAACTGATGGCGCTCGAGCACGCGGAATTTACCGCCGGGCACAAGCGGCGGAGCAACAACGACCAGGCCGGAGCTGTCGCCTGTTTCCGCCGGGTCATAGCCCACCCACACCTGCCGATCGGCAAACGGCCGCGACGCGAATGGCTTGTAGTCCTCGGACCACTCGACCCAACTGTCGACCATGCACGGCTGCAGGACGTTGAGCGGGAAGATGCTGGCCCCATCGTCGACGAACTGACACATGAGCAGATTCGCGAACGCATCCGCGTTGTATTCGAGCCGCAGCTCTTCCAGGTCGAAGAGATCGCAGCCGCGCTGTTCGGCGTCCAGGATGGTGACGATCTGACGCCAGATCCGGTCCTCGCACAGCCTGCCCTGCTGCAGCGCGTCGTGGGAAACGTCCAGATTGAGGTCAGAGCGATCTGCGGCAGTTCGGCCCAGCGCTGCCGTTAAATGAGCTGACAGACTTCCAACGGGCAAGAGACTTCAGCAGTCATATCCGTGGAGGATTAATTTCCTAACCGCTTCCTAATTCGGAATTGAAACGGTATTGTCTGAGGCGTTAGAGACGCTACCTACAGGTTATTCGCTGTTCTTTTTAATGCCGGTTGAACTAGGGATATTTTATGGCAAGTAAGCTGACCAATTTTCACG
The nucleotide sequence above comes from Pseudomonas lutea. Encoded proteins:
- a CDS encoding DNA adenine methylase, with product MSAPIFPWMGGKRRMAKHILPEFPDHDCYVEPFCGGAALFFMKEPSRVEVINDFDGDVVNLYRVVANHLEEFVRQFKWALVSRTMFEWAKEQAPRTLTDIQRAARFFYLQNLCFGARAKSRAFGTGTTSGPRLNLLRIEEKLSDAHLRLARTTVEHLDWKECIRRYDRDHTLFYLDPPYWGTAGYEVGDFGFEQFEAMADLARTIRGKMVISVGDHPRIREVFAGLRLKEVPFRHTVGGNGGIEVNELVYFNW
- a CDS encoding ABC transporter permease is translated as MSWEFVLKWLPKLLHGATVTLELVAVAVIAGLILAIPLGIARASRNAYVRALPYAYIFFFRGTPLLVQLFLVYYGLAQFEVITKGPMWPYLRDPFFCAALTMTLHTTAYIAEILRGAIQAVPPGEIEAARALGMSKGKALLYIILPRAARIGLPAYSNEVILMLKASALASTVTLLDITGMARTINARTYMPEQTFLIAGLIYLVMSFVLVQGFKLLERYLRVDASQGR
- a CDS encoding LexA family protein, with the translated sequence MIDDHVKISLDEQLNIRAAGTYLVKVDGDSMQGVGIYSGDILIVDKAIDPRAGHVVIAVVNREPMVKLLSFEVSGTPILRSANPRYPSRYIMENDEFEVWGVVTHSLRDHARN
- a CDS encoding DUF7706 family protein, translating into MSSNSTQTGDAIMTIATEAGVAEEIALTEAEALALAQFVSRQGWAEFSASAPDDTGAFLVKQSVDKLQDLMARAGFSPR
- a CDS encoding phage portal protein — encoded protein: MSNRRSRNTQPSAVTQPPIEGDLLPAAGGKMEVFTFGDPTPVLDERGILDYLECWLNGRWYEPPMSLDGLAKSSRASVFLQSGLNFKRNMLARTFIPHKLLTRQTFEQFALDFLWCGNGYLEKRDSMMRSTLGLQPALGMYMRRGVALDTYYQVRGWSDEHEFKKGTVFHQREADINQEIYGLPEWLPALQSALLNESATLFRRKYYDNGSHAGFIMYMTDAAQNETDVAALRSALKAAKGPGNFRNLFMYAPGGKKDGIQLIPVSEVAAKDEFASIKNISRDDMLAALRIPPQLMGIVPQNAGGFGSIKEAAQIWAMNELEPVQARLQQINDWLGEEVVRFRPFEPVADNSLLNP
- a CDS encoding methyltransferase, yielding MPLTPAQLQSRFAALDAFLLEHQALWRPRPFTLRHLPWESQHPELSAWLRQRSLEEAEAAHNHPELLDAPQPFAQLALQSKALSEVEALRPVTLKAVSSRMSVDVPGRKWQQIEAFASSLSFQQQPTHWLDWCSGKGHLGRRLAHGGQALTLLEYDEHLVQAGQHLSDKLGIRAKHQHQDVMADDAAAQLQTHHTPVALHACGDLHVRLMHLASDARCQQLAIAPCCYNRIAGDRYLPISEQAKASALSLSLDDLGLPLSETVTAGARVRRQRDTSMARRLGFDLLQRQLRGTDDYLPTPSLPSAWLDKPFASYCRDLAALKGLPSPGQQDWAALEADGWTRLAQVRNLELLRNLFRRPLELWLILDRALYLGERGYDVRVGTFCDSHITPRNLLIIAELGLGDF
- a CDS encoding phage antirepressor N-terminal domain-containing protein, whose protein sequence is MNTQLMPVPFYGDTVVLIRKDGEPYVAMKPVVANMGLDWKSQHAKLGEKFGSVMAEITTTGVDGKQYGMTCLPLRKLAAWLYSISPNKVAPELRDKIVQYQEECDEVLWNYWSKGVATRPGAVTIAQQISMSKHRLALMKELMRSRNKVMREALGIEITRLSTSMGLAVPDLEGLGHVEPPQADVVAEFWAALLQLDAKGVAYNHSKRLNLMAVNMPHLAELFAQHGIPLVLGSGVTTALKNSVNPRFIDLKAVDSVIRKVTVKCWLFAQPDLIKAE